One genomic window of Azospirillum sp. TSH100 includes the following:
- a CDS encoding rod shape-determining protein, whose amino-acid sequence MLSKLLGVLSADMAIDLGTANTLVYVKGRGIVLNEPSVVAIANVRGKKQVLAVGDEAKMMLGRTPGNIQAIRPLRDGVIADFEVAEEMIKHFIRKVHNRRSFASPQVIICVPSGSTAVERRAIQESAEAAGARRVFLIEEPMAAAIGAGLPVTEPTGSMVVDIGGGTTEVAVLSLGGIVYSRSVRVGGDKMDEAIIGYIRRSHNLLVGEGSAERIKKEIGSACPPEDGEGRILEIKGRDLMNGVPKELIISERQIAESLAEPVSAIVEAVKVALEHTAPELAADIVDKGIVLTGGGALLGNLDFVLRHATGLPVSIADDPLSCVALGTGRALEEMKTLRNVLVSAY is encoded by the coding sequence ATGCTCTCCAAACTGCTCGGCGTTCTGTCCGCCGACATGGCGATCGATCTGGGGACGGCCAACACCCTGGTCTATGTCAAGGGCCGCGGCATCGTCCTGAACGAACCGTCCGTCGTCGCCATCGCCAACGTGCGCGGCAAAAAGCAGGTTCTCGCCGTCGGTGACGAGGCGAAGATGATGCTTGGCCGTACCCCCGGCAACATCCAAGCCATCCGGCCGCTTCGCGACGGCGTCATCGCCGATTTCGAAGTCGCGGAGGAAATGATCAAGCATTTCATCCGCAAGGTTCACAACCGCCGCAGCTTCGCCAGCCCGCAGGTCATCATCTGCGTGCCGTCGGGGTCGACCGCGGTCGAACGCCGGGCGATCCAGGAATCGGCGGAGGCCGCAGGCGCCCGCCGCGTCTTCCTGATCGAGGAACCGATGGCTGCCGCGATCGGCGCCGGCCTGCCGGTGACCGAACCGACGGGCTCGATGGTCGTCGACATCGGCGGCGGCACCACAGAGGTGGCCGTGCTGTCGCTGGGCGGCATCGTCTATTCCCGGTCGGTCCGCGTCGGCGGCGACAAGATGGACGAGGCGATCATCGGCTACATCCGCCGCAGCCACAATCTGCTGGTCGGTGAAGGCTCGGCCGAACGGATCAAGAAGGAAATCGGCTCCGCCTGTCCGCCCGAGGACGGTGAAGGCCGCATCCTGGAGATCAAGGGTCGTGACCTGATGAACGGCGTGCCGAAGGAGCTGATCATCTCCGAACGGCAGATCGCCGAGTCGCTTGCCGAACCGGTTTCTGCCATCGTCGAGGCGGTGAAGGTGGCGCTGGAGCACACCGCTCCGGAACTGGCCGCCGACATCGTCGACAAGGGCATCGTGCTGACCGGCGGCGGCGCCCTGCTGGGCAACCTGGACTTCGTCCTTCGCCACGCCACCGGCCTGCCGGTGTCGATCGCCGACGATCCCCTCTCCTGCGTGGCGCTCGGCACCGGCCGCGCACTGGAGGAGATGAAGACGCTGCGAAACGTCTTGGTCAGCGCCTACTGA
- the mreC gene encoding rod shape-determining protein MreC has translation MKPRSSGSVIRLAAPLRALAQRFSFLLLVLASVALMMIGKIESVSVDSARARVTDAFAPILDAISRPAATAARVVESAVELENAFDENQRLKAENARLLQWKQAALRLEAENNSLRSLLRVRPEPSVNYIAARVIATPGSSFVRTLVVTAGKRDGVRKGQAALAGAGLVGRVIEVGEWSSRVLLLTDINARIPVILSNTRQRSILAGDNSDQAKLLYLPPDSPIQVGERVVTSGDGGLFPPGLPVGVVTAVSERGVRVLPSADLSRVEHLRLVDFGLPSTDLDPSPEWK, from the coding sequence GTGAAGCCACGCTCATCCGGCTCCGTCATCCGCCTTGCCGCCCCCTTGCGGGCTCTTGCGCAGCGTTTCTCCTTCCTTCTGCTGGTCCTGGCCTCCGTCGCGCTGATGATGATCGGCAAGATCGAGTCTGTCTCGGTGGACAGCGCGCGCGCGCGCGTGACCGATGCCTTCGCTCCCATCCTCGATGCCATTTCCCGCCCCGCCGCCACTGCGGCACGCGTGGTTGAATCGGCAGTGGAGCTTGAGAACGCCTTCGACGAAAACCAGCGGCTGAAGGCCGAGAACGCCCGCCTTCTGCAATGGAAGCAGGCAGCCTTGCGGCTGGAGGCTGAGAACAACAGCCTGCGCAGCCTGCTGCGGGTCCGTCCCGAGCCGTCGGTCAACTACATCGCCGCCCGTGTCATCGCGACACCAGGCAGCTCCTTCGTCCGCACCCTGGTGGTTACCGCCGGCAAGCGCGACGGGGTGCGCAAGGGCCAGGCCGCACTCGCCGGGGCCGGTCTGGTCGGCCGGGTGATCGAGGTCGGCGAATGGTCGTCCCGCGTCCTGCTGCTGACCGACATCAACGCCCGCATCCCGGTGATCCTGTCCAACACGCGGCAGCGCTCGATCCTGGCCGGTGACAACTCCGATCAGGCCAAGCTCCTGTATCTGCCACCCGACTCACCGATCCAGGTGGGCGAGCGGGTGGTGACCTCGGGTGATGGCGGACTGTTCCCGCCCGGTCTTCCGGTGGGTGTGGTGACCGCCGTGAGCGAGCGCGGCGTCCGCGTGCTGCCCAGCGCCGACCTGTCGCGCGTGGAGCATCTGCGGCTGGTCGATTTCGGCCTGCCGAGCACCGATCTGGACCCGTCACCAGAGTGGAAATGA
- the mreD gene encoding rod shape-determining protein MreD, whose protein sequence is MTATFWQKVDKTGRNLAPFAVTVMMVLVGMIPVPAPGYAPVAPNLTLVSVYYWTIHRPDLMRPGVAFLIGLLQDFLIGGPLGVNALLLVVAQWAVLNQRRVFLASTFALLWVGFTMVMAGAVLLQWLAFSVLDAATLSILPALFQGLLTVAVFPAVGWLLIRVHRAFLNG, encoded by the coding sequence ATGACGGCGACCTTTTGGCAGAAGGTGGACAAGACCGGGCGCAATCTGGCGCCCTTCGCCGTCACGGTGATGATGGTGCTGGTCGGCATGATTCCGGTACCGGCCCCAGGCTATGCCCCGGTTGCGCCGAACCTGACGCTGGTCTCCGTCTATTACTGGACGATCCACAGGCCTGACCTGATGCGTCCGGGGGTGGCCTTTCTGATCGGACTGCTTCAGGATTTCCTGATCGGCGGACCGCTGGGCGTCAATGCCCTCCTGCTGGTTGTCGCCCAATGGGCGGTTCTGAACCAGCGCCGGGTGTTTCTGGCCAGCACCTTCGCCCTGCTGTGGGTCGGCTTCACGATGGTGATGGCGGGTGCTGTGCTGCTGCAATGGCTGGCCTTCTCCGTGCTCGACGCCGCCACGCTGTCAATTCTGCCGGCCTTGTTCCAGGGCCTGCTGACGGTGGCGGTGTTTCCAGCGGTGGGCTGGCTGCTGATCCGCGTCCACCGCGCGTTCCTGAATGGGTAA
- the mrdA gene encoding penicillin-binding protein 2, with product MSSIDRDTDRSRLLARRALVLGGIKLAGLSALVGRLYYLQVVESARYTMLAEENRISLRLIAPSRGNIVDRFGVPLAVNQQNYRVVVVSERTHNIQETLDKISRIVPLTDGDRRRVLRELHRKRRFVPVTVRENLSWEQVATLETNTPDLPGVAIEVGELRYYPQADATAHILGYVGAVSESELSGNSDPVLSLPGFRIGKAGIEKFHEKVLRGTAGTSQLEVNAVGRVIRELSRDEGQSGREVQLTIDMALQRFVQERLSQEVSASAVVMDVHTGGIYALCSHPSYDPNQFTMGISAELWEELLSNQATPLNNKAVVGQYPPGSTFKMMAALAALESGVVSNRHTVFCPGHLELGDHRFHCWKRGGHGTVDFVGALRHSCDVFFYDVSRRIGIDRIAEMSNRFGLGNRTGIDLPHERAGLIPSIAWKKATLGKNWDMGETLVASIGQGYVLATPLQLAVMTCRLANGGYAVKPHLTKQIKTVSGEQTAWPSIGVKKENLDIVLRGMTEVTNAPNGTAFKSRITEVGYEMAGKTGSAQVRRITMAERNNGVKKNEDLPWRERDHALFVAFAPIQAPRYACAVFVEHGGGGSTAAAPIARDILLETQKRDPGRAAVAETPPNGMPEPRG from the coding sequence ATGAGTTCGATTGATCGCGACACCGACCGTTCCCGCCTTCTGGCGCGCCGCGCCCTGGTACTTGGCGGAATCAAGCTGGCCGGCCTGTCCGCGCTGGTCGGTCGCCTCTATTACCTGCAGGTCGTCGAGTCGGCGCGCTACACCATGCTGGCGGAGGAGAACCGCATCAGCCTGCGGCTGATCGCCCCGTCGCGCGGCAACATCGTCGACCGCTTCGGTGTGCCGCTGGCGGTCAACCAGCAGAATTACCGCGTCGTCGTCGTGTCGGAGCGCACCCACAACATCCAGGAGACGCTCGACAAGATCTCCCGCATCGTGCCGCTGACCGACGGCGACCGCCGCCGCGTGCTGCGCGAACTGCACCGAAAGCGCCGCTTCGTGCCGGTAACCGTTCGCGAGAACCTGAGCTGGGAACAGGTGGCGACGCTGGAGACCAACACCCCCGACCTGCCCGGCGTGGCGATCGAGGTGGGTGAACTGCGCTATTACCCGCAGGCGGATGCGACCGCCCATATCCTGGGCTATGTCGGCGCAGTGTCGGAGTCGGAACTGAGCGGCAACAGCGATCCCGTGCTGTCCCTGCCCGGCTTCCGCATCGGCAAGGCCGGCATCGAGAAGTTCCATGAGAAGGTGCTGCGCGGCACCGCCGGCACCAGCCAGTTGGAGGTCAATGCGGTCGGCCGCGTCATCCGTGAACTGTCGCGCGACGAGGGGCAGTCCGGACGCGAGGTGCAGCTGACCATCGACATGGCGTTGCAACGCTTCGTGCAGGAACGGCTGTCCCAGGAGGTCAGCGCCTCGGCCGTGGTGATGGACGTCCACACCGGCGGCATCTATGCCCTGTGCTCGCACCCCAGCTACGATCCCAACCAGTTCACCATGGGAATCAGCGCCGAGCTGTGGGAGGAGCTGCTGTCCAATCAGGCGACGCCGCTGAACAACAAGGCGGTGGTCGGGCAATATCCGCCAGGCTCCACCTTCAAGATGATGGCGGCGCTGGCGGCACTCGAATCGGGAGTGGTCAGCAACCGGCACACCGTGTTCTGCCCCGGCCATCTGGAGCTGGGCGACCACCGCTTCCACTGCTGGAAGCGGGGCGGGCACGGTACCGTCGACTTCGTCGGCGCGCTGCGCCATTCCTGCGACGTCTTCTTCTATGATGTGTCCCGCCGCATCGGCATCGACCGCATCGCCGAGATGTCCAACCGATTCGGGCTGGGCAATCGCACCGGCATCGACCTGCCGCACGAACGGGCGGGCCTGATTCCCTCCATCGCCTGGAAGAAGGCGACGCTGGGCAAGAACTGGGACATGGGCGAGACGCTGGTCGCCTCCATTGGCCAGGGCTATGTGCTGGCGACGCCGTTGCAGCTGGCGGTGATGACCTGCCGGCTGGCCAACGGCGGCTATGCGGTGAAGCCGCACCTGACCAAACAGATCAAGACGGTCAGCGGCGAACAGACCGCCTGGCCCAGCATCGGCGTGAAGAAGGAGAACCTCGACATCGTGCTGCGCGGCATGACCGAGGTGACCAACGCCCCCAACGGAACCGCCTTCAAGTCGCGAATCACCGAGGTCGGCTATGAGATGGCCGGCAAGACCGGTTCGGCCCAGGTCCGCCGCATCACCATGGCCGAGCGCAACAACGGCGTGAAGAAGAACGAGGACCTGCCCTGGCGCGAGCGCGACCATGCACTGTTCGTCGCCTTCGCGCCGATCCAGGCGCCGCGCTATGCCTGCGCGGTCTTTGTCGAGCATGGCGGCGGTGGTTCCACCGCGGCAGCCCCCATCGCCCGCGACATCCTGCTGGAAACCCAGAAGCGCGACCCCGGCCGCGCCGCCGTTGCCGAAACCCCGCCGAACGGCATGCCGGAACCGCGGGGCTGA
- a CDS encoding putative capsular polysaccharide synthesis family protein, whose product MILVLTYAKVCTTSITELLAARFPGEVFNSHGLESWLHEPLADALALRATAQQDMPLFHTEAPGIARRLAEAMAADETVTIVSGVRDPIARSISVAMQNLEADFADCLGATAEATAEALAARIGDLWLRDTPDGDPNRLYLERMIRAPLIWFREEIEKPFGFDLRAHAFDRERGYSILTKGNVRLLLFRHESAPTAIQNGLAELFPGMEFHLPHSNDGTTKPTSEIYRALKRRFRLPRPALEAIYAHPDVSSYYGADEIAGAIERWAGDTPVQPPAAPHQSFAATVFIPLRNHAVWIGQQLDSLFSQWRSDIELVLIDDGSDDGSLSVALERLAGRPDVAATVMRNGEAIGHGMLPSLVAFSRAPLLIQADSDDITLPGRLDTIIGHFAAHPGCRLFTSNAVLLSENGIPISLSGAEMPDTVFDDPVTLVDRQMEPCWLGASSAYHRSVIEAFPPLDPELCPYGLDLLTGFRATLLGSHHYRSRPLVGWRQHAGNSHRVSGWQGSDLACQEHSAALKLMVCAQRLRDLVWLRAQGMLDPVLAAATEARWNADFLAQTDHWMRSRNRLTGTHAASAPREAGVNDASRRHIPAIPPIATLLRGREYPVALGLGSILSGWSGFHCHEEHWIWTSRQAVVVLRVPETACQSLLVTLAGLPYYGRQSVFLSLNFAAPVEVKLAFGQTVSVALPIPRREDRQDGLLTLWIDAPDAVRPVTIDPRNSDARLLGAAVFGLQVA is encoded by the coding sequence ATGATCCTTGTCCTTACCTATGCCAAGGTCTGCACAACCTCCATAACCGAGTTGCTGGCCGCGCGCTTTCCGGGTGAGGTCTTCAACAGTCACGGGCTCGAATCCTGGCTGCACGAGCCTCTGGCGGATGCTCTCGCCTTGCGGGCGACGGCGCAGCAGGACATGCCGCTATTCCACACGGAGGCGCCCGGGATCGCCCGTCGCTTGGCCGAGGCCATGGCCGCCGACGAGACCGTGACCATCGTCAGCGGTGTCCGCGACCCCATCGCCCGCTCGATTTCGGTCGCTATGCAGAACCTCGAAGCCGACTTCGCGGACTGCCTTGGCGCCACGGCGGAGGCGACGGCGGAGGCTCTCGCTGCGCGCATCGGTGATCTGTGGCTCCGCGACACGCCTGACGGCGATCCCAATCGCCTTTATCTGGAGCGGATGATCCGTGCTCCCCTGATCTGGTTCCGGGAAGAGATCGAGAAGCCCTTCGGTTTCGATCTGCGGGCGCATGCGTTCGATCGGGAGCGCGGCTACTCGATCCTGACCAAGGGGAATGTGCGCCTTCTGCTGTTCCGCCACGAGAGCGCACCGACGGCGATCCAGAACGGACTGGCCGAACTCTTCCCGGGGATGGAGTTCCACCTGCCGCATTCCAACGACGGCACGACCAAACCGACGAGCGAGATCTATCGCGCTCTGAAAAGACGGTTTCGCCTGCCCCGTCCAGCGTTGGAGGCGATCTATGCCCATCCGGACGTCAGCAGCTATTATGGTGCGGACGAGATCGCCGGCGCCATCGAGCGCTGGGCCGGGGATACCCCCGTCCAACCGCCGGCCGCTCCGCATCAGAGCTTTGCGGCGACGGTCTTCATTCCATTGCGCAACCATGCGGTCTGGATCGGCCAGCAACTGGACAGCCTGTTTTCGCAGTGGCGGTCGGACATCGAACTCGTTCTGATCGATGACGGGTCCGATGACGGCAGTCTTTCCGTGGCCTTGGAACGATTGGCCGGCCGGCCGGACGTGGCCGCGACGGTGATGCGGAATGGCGAGGCGATCGGTCATGGCATGCTGCCCAGTCTCGTCGCCTTCTCGCGGGCGCCGTTGCTCATCCAGGCGGACAGCGACGACATCACCCTCCCGGGCCGGCTTGACACGATCATCGGTCATTTCGCCGCCCATCCCGGTTGCCGGCTGTTCACGTCCAATGCGGTCCTGCTGAGCGAGAATGGCATCCCGATCTCGCTCAGCGGCGCGGAAATGCCGGACACCGTCTTCGACGACCCCGTCACCTTGGTTGACCGGCAGATGGAACCCTGCTGGCTTGGCGCGTCGTCGGCTTATCATCGTTCGGTGATCGAGGCATTTCCGCCGCTCGACCCCGAACTCTGCCCCTATGGCCTCGATCTTCTTACCGGTTTCCGGGCAACGCTGCTGGGAAGCCATCATTACCGGTCGCGTCCTTTGGTCGGCTGGCGGCAACATGCCGGCAACAGCCACCGGGTCAGCGGGTGGCAGGGGTCCGATCTCGCCTGCCAGGAACACTCCGCTGCCTTGAAGCTCATGGTCTGTGCGCAGCGCCTGCGCGATCTCGTCTGGCTGCGTGCCCAGGGAATGCTCGATCCGGTGCTGGCGGCCGCGACCGAGGCGCGCTGGAACGCTGATTTCCTGGCACAAACCGACCATTGGATGCGATCCCGCAACCGCCTTACCGGAACGCATGCCGCTTCGGCTCCTCGGGAGGCGGGCGTGAATGATGCGAGTCGGCGCCACATTCCGGCAATCCCGCCGATCGCCACACTGCTGCGTGGACGGGAATATCCGGTGGCGCTTGGTCTCGGCTCCATTCTGTCCGGTTGGAGCGGCTTCCATTGCCATGAAGAACATTGGATCTGGACCAGCAGGCAGGCGGTCGTCGTCCTGCGCGTTCCGGAGACCGCCTGCCAGTCGCTGCTTGTCACGCTGGCAGGTCTTCCCTATTACGGGCGGCAGTCGGTCTTTCTGTCCCTGAACTTTGCCGCGCCGGTCGAGGTCAAGCTGGCTTTCGGTCAAACCGTATCGGTGGCCCTACCGATCCCCCGGCGCGAGGACAGGCAAGACGGTCTTCTGACCCTCTGGATCGACGCGCCCGATGCCGTCCGCCCTGTGACGATCGATCCTCGCAACAGCGATGCCCGTCTTCTCGGCGCCGCAGTGTTCGGGCTGCAAGTGGCCTGA
- a CDS encoding acetyltransferase, with protein MYRFGFNMLSAGMRTGRVELDNKERTRKIRIEMGISASVSPVAEGLLLVGGGRNARNLICILETAGITVGGVVDDRPAGSVLGHEVGFIDDVDGATVDALLTVADPDHAQSIRERPALRGCRWPRIIHPSSVVSSHAQMGEGCYIGPFALVTDVDLGRHVHLFAHNVLGARVAVGDFSVVLPHATVASDVRIGKRCMIGMGARIHAGVSIGDDCRIGVNAVIRNDMPDGSIAICNRPTSIRNRLTFARTARKGE; from the coding sequence GTGTACCGGTTCGGCTTCAACATGTTGTCCGCAGGAATGCGAACTGGTAGAGTGGAGTTGGATAATAAAGAACGCACGCGAAAGATAAGAATTGAAATGGGAATCAGTGCTTCCGTTTCTCCTGTAGCTGAAGGCTTGCTGCTGGTTGGCGGGGGGCGAAATGCCCGCAATCTTATTTGTATTCTGGAAACGGCCGGAATTACCGTCGGTGGGGTTGTGGATGACCGGCCTGCCGGATCGGTTCTCGGGCATGAGGTTGGTTTCATCGATGATGTGGACGGTGCGACGGTCGATGCACTCCTGACCGTTGCCGATCCCGATCATGCTCAATCCATACGCGAGCGTCCGGCCCTGCGTGGCTGCCGTTGGCCGCGAATCATCCATCCGTCCTCGGTGGTTTCTTCCCACGCTCAGATGGGTGAGGGGTGCTATATCGGCCCCTTCGCACTTGTCACCGATGTCGATCTCGGCAGGCATGTTCATCTCTTCGCGCACAATGTCCTGGGCGCGCGGGTCGCGGTTGGCGATTTCAGCGTCGTCCTGCCCCATGCGACGGTGGCGAGCGATGTGCGGATCGGCAAGCGCTGCATGATCGGAATGGGCGCACGCATCCATGCCGGAGTCAGCATCGGCGACGATTGCCGGATCGGCGTCAATGCCGTCATCCGAAATGACATGCCCGACGGGTCGATCGCCATCTGCAATCGTCCGACATCCATCCGAAACCGTCTTACCTTTGCGAGAACTGCACGCAAAGGCGAGTGA